The genomic segment CGGCTGACCGGGTTGCCGCGGTGTCCCGCCGGGTAGCAGAGGCGTCATGGATCGACGTACCCGATCGATGCAGAACCGGTGGAACACCTACCCGGAGGCCACCAGCGGGCAGCGGACCACAGCGATCGTCCTGGCCCTGGCCCTGTCGGTGCCGACAACCTTCCTCTGCGTGTGGCTGGCGATGTCGCTGCTGAGCGGCACCCACTGGCTGCTCCAGACGCTCGCCTTCGCCGTCGTCGGTCTCGTCATCGGCGGCGGCGCCCTCGTCCTGCTGTCGAAGCTCGCCGGGCGCGGCGGGCGCCGGGCGGCCTGAACGAATCTGCCGTCTGCCTGCCCTACGGGGCCCGGGCGTTCCGGCCCGAGGGCTATGGTCGGTTCGTGCCGCCCGACGGGACGGTCGCCTGACACTCGGCACGGGGGATCGTGTGTTCGACGTGATCGTGGTCGGCGGTGGGCCGACCGGCATGATGCTGGCGAGCGAACTGCGCCTGCAGGGCGTCGGCGTCCTCGTGCTGGAGCGGGACGCCGAACCGCCGCCGTACGTGCGCTCGCTCGGGCTGCACGTCCGCAGCATCGAGGTGATGGACCAGCGCGGGCTGCTGGAACGGTTCCTGGAACACGGCGGCACGCACCCGATCCGGGGCTTCTTCGCCGGCATCGACAAGCCCGCGCCCGCCGACCTGGACACCGCCCACCCGTACGTCCTCGGCATCCCGCAGACGCTCACCGACCGGCTGCTCGCCGACCACGCCGCCGAGGTCGGCGCCGAGATCCGGCGCGGCCGTGCGGTCACCGGGCTGGAGCAGGACGACGACGGCGTGACGGTCCACCTCGACGACGCCGGCGCGCCACCGCTGCGCGCGCGGTTCGTGGTCGGCTGCGACGGCGGGCGCAGCACGGTCCGCAAGCTGCTCGGCGTCGGATTCCCCGGCGAGCCGTCGACGATCGACACGCTGCTCGGCGAGATGGAGGTGACAGCGCCGCCGGACGAGATCACCAGGATCATGACCGAGGTACGCCGCACCGAGAAGCGGTTCGGGCTCGGACCGTCCGGCAGGCCGGGCGTGTTCCGGGTGGTCGTACCGGCGACCGACGTCACGTCGGTGCCGCCGACGCTCGACGACTTCAAACGGCAACTGACCGCGTACGCGGGCACCGACTTCGGCGTGCACTCGCCCCGCTGGCTGTCGAGGTTCGGTGACGCGACCCGCCTGGCCGAGCACTACCGGGCCGGGCGGGTGTTCCTGGCCGGCGACGCCGCGCACGTCCACCCGCCGCTCGGCGGGCAGGGGCTCAACCTGGGCATCCAGGACGCGTTCAACCTGGGCTGGAAGCTGGCGGCGACGGTGAACGGCTGGGCGCCGGACGACCTGCTGGACACCTACGAGTCCGAGCGGCGCCCGGTGGCCGCCGACGTGCTGACGAACACCCGCGCGCAGATGCTGCTGACCACGAACGAGCCGGGACCGCACGCGGTGCGTGAGGTGCTGACGCAGCTCATGGACTTCGACGAGGTCAACCGATTCCTGATCGAGAAGGTCACGGCGATCGGCGTCCGGTACGACGTCGGCGAGGGGCACGCCCTGCTCGGGCGGCGGCTGCGCGACGTACCGCTGCGGGAGGGGCGCCTGTACGAGCTGATGCGTACCGGCGGCGGGTTGTTGCTCGACGGGACCGGGAAGCTGTCGGTGGACGGCTGGGCCGACCGGGTCGGGTTCGTCGCCGGTACCGGCGACGAGCTGGACGTGCCGGCGGTGTTGCTGCGGCCGGACGGGCACGTGGTGTGGACGGGCGACGACCAGCGCACGCTGGACGACGCTCTGGCCCGGTGGTTCGGCGGCGCGACGCGGTGAGCTGCGACCGATCGCCCGAGGGCGCTCAGGGTTCGGTCGTCTGGTAGCTGCGGAGCGCGGCTTCGGCGAGTCGGGTGAGGTGATCGTCGCCACCGGGCTCGTTGCCCTGCTCCTGAACGACCACCAGGGTGGAGCCGACCCGGACGAGGATGCTGTCCCATCCCAGGGTGACCGATCCAGTCGGCCGCCGGCCGCGGGCCGGCTGCCGGACGGGGCGGGGGCGCCTCCGCGCTCCCCTATGCTGCGCCGCGTGACGGTTCTGATGATCTACAGCGGTGACACGGCGCCGGATGCGCCCGGCAC from the Micromonospora sp. WMMA1947 genome contains:
- the rox gene encoding rifampin monooxygenase, yielding MFDVIVVGGGPTGMMLASELRLQGVGVLVLERDAEPPPYVRSLGLHVRSIEVMDQRGLLERFLEHGGTHPIRGFFAGIDKPAPADLDTAHPYVLGIPQTLTDRLLADHAAEVGAEIRRGRAVTGLEQDDDGVTVHLDDAGAPPLRARFVVGCDGGRSTVRKLLGVGFPGEPSTIDTLLGEMEVTAPPDEITRIMTEVRRTEKRFGLGPSGRPGVFRVVVPATDVTSVPPTLDDFKRQLTAYAGTDFGVHSPRWLSRFGDATRLAEHYRAGRVFLAGDAAHVHPPLGGQGLNLGIQDAFNLGWKLAATVNGWAPDDLLDTYESERRPVAADVLTNTRAQMLLTTNEPGPHAVREVLTQLMDFDEVNRFLIEKVTAIGVRYDVGEGHALLGRRLRDVPLREGRLYELMRTGGGLLLDGTGKLSVDGWADRVGFVAGTGDELDVPAVLLRPDGHVVWTGDDQRTLDDALARWFGGATR